A genomic window from Candidatus Pelagisphaera phototrophica includes:
- the ispF gene encoding 2-C-methyl-D-erythritol 2,4-cyclodiphosphate synthase produces MSEKEQTAPIRIGQGYDIHPFKEGRPMVLGGISFDTPYGLDGHSDADVLTHAICDALLGAAGLPDIGHYFPNTDPKYRNIDSQELLKEVACSISNEGYVIGNIDATLIAEKPKIAAKTDAMKHRLAQSAGISPSQIGIKATTNEGLGSIGRGEGAAALATSLIYIK; encoded by the coding sequence GTGTCAGAGAAAGAACAGACAGCTCCTATCCGAATTGGCCAAGGCTATGATATCCATCCATTCAAAGAAGGCAGACCTATGGTTCTGGGCGGCATCTCCTTCGATACTCCTTACGGATTGGACGGTCATTCCGACGCTGATGTCCTTACTCACGCTATTTGTGACGCGTTGCTCGGCGCTGCTGGCCTGCCCGATATTGGTCACTATTTTCCAAATACAGACCCCAAATACCGCAATATCGATTCGCAAGAGCTCCTGAAGGAAGTTGCCTGCTCCATCAGCAACGAAGGATACGTTATCGGAAACATCGACGCAACGTTGATCGCGGAAAAACCGAAGATCGCTGCGAAAACGGATGCGATGAAGCATCGTCTCGCCCAAAGCGCCGGGATCAGCCCCAGTCAAATCGGAATTAAAGCGACCACCAATGAAGGCCTCGGATCAATCGGTCGCGGAGAGGGAGCGGCCGCTCTAGCGACCTCGTTGATCTATATTAAATGA
- a CDS encoding ABC transporter permease — translation MLRFILIRLGQAIPILLAIYTITFFMVRAAPGGPFSQERKVAPHILEQQMEYYGFNDPLPVQFFRTLWQHVTFEFPPLTSYPGLTSRDIIVDTFPVSLELGLLAMIVALAIGLPIGILAAAKKNSILDYAPMSLAMVGICLPTFVIGPLLALVFGVWLGWLNISGWFSFSDRILPACTLGLFYAAYIARLTRGGMLETLNMEYIRSARAKGAPEFKVVIVHALRGGIMPVISFFGPALAGLISGSFVVETIFQVPGLGRHFIQAALSRDHSLILSTVLFYAALIIVANMIVDIVQILLNPKLRYQ, via the coding sequence ATGCTCAGATTCATCCTCATTCGCCTCGGACAAGCCATCCCCATTCTCCTGGCGATCTACACGATCACCTTTTTTATGGTTCGTGCGGCTCCGGGTGGACCCTTCAGTCAAGAACGCAAAGTCGCTCCTCACATACTGGAGCAACAGATGGAGTACTACGGATTCAATGACCCCTTGCCTGTTCAATTCTTCAGGACTCTCTGGCAGCACGTCACATTCGAATTCCCCCCCTTAACTAGCTATCCAGGGCTTACCTCAAGGGATATTATAGTGGATACGTTCCCGGTTTCTCTAGAACTAGGTCTACTCGCCATGATCGTCGCGTTAGCAATCGGACTGCCTATTGGGATTCTTGCGGCTGCCAAGAAAAACAGCATCCTCGACTACGCTCCGATGAGCTTGGCCATGGTTGGCATTTGCCTGCCGACTTTCGTGATCGGACCGTTACTGGCCCTCGTTTTTGGGGTCTGGCTGGGATGGCTCAACATTTCCGGTTGGTTTTCGTTCTCAGACCGTATTCTCCCCGCATGCACCCTTGGATTATTCTACGCCGCCTATATCGCTCGCCTCACGCGTGGCGGCATGCTGGAGACATTGAATATGGAATACATCAGATCCGCGCGGGCTAAAGGGGCCCCAGAATTCAAGGTCGTTATCGTCCATGCATTGCGTGGAGGCATAATGCCCGTTATCTCGTTTTTCGGCCCGGCGCTAGCTGGCCTGATCAGCGGCTCCTTTGTCGTCGAGACGATCTTCCAAGTCCCTGGACTAGGCCGACATTTCATACAAGCGGCACTGAGTAGGGATCACTCTCTCATTCTTTCGACAGTCCTGTTCTATGCCGCCCTGATAATAGTCGCCAATATGATCGTCGATATCGTTCAAATTTTGCTCAACCCCAAACTCCGCTACCAATGA
- the ispE gene encoding 4-(cytidine 5'-diphospho)-2-C-methyl-D-erythritol kinase, whose translation MEIEISSPAKINLSLAVTGLRADGFHGLTSLVAPLAFGDRVSLTVEAGKEGIFLKSTDPHLPIDDQNIAWRAADRFLRNFGFEARVDIRIEKNIPIGAGLGGGSSDAASVLKGLAALLDIQDDSALEGLAGELGSDCPLFLKSEPLIMRGRGEAIERLGETSRGSLLGQSIVLFKPSFGISTAWAYRSLAGLGAYADPVETENRLEAWKNGNLPLGNLLMNSFDPVVGNKYPSMPLMLKLIREKTGSPCLMSGSGSCCFALCDPDTENPIRELVAECWGERAFFRSTRISDIGLTGTEGFSF comes from the coding sequence ATGGAAATCGAGATATCCAGTCCTGCGAAAATTAACCTGTCGCTTGCCGTGACTGGGTTGCGTGCGGACGGGTTTCACGGGCTAACGAGTCTAGTGGCCCCTTTAGCTTTTGGCGACCGAGTTTCGTTAACGGTTGAGGCGGGCAAAGAGGGGATTTTCCTCAAATCGACGGATCCGCACCTGCCCATTGACGACCAAAACATAGCTTGGCGGGCAGCGGACCGTTTCCTGCGCAACTTTGGCTTTGAGGCGAGAGTCGATATAAGAATCGAGAAAAATATCCCTATTGGAGCGGGACTGGGAGGGGGCAGCAGCGATGCGGCATCCGTTTTAAAGGGTCTGGCGGCACTTCTAGACATTCAAGATGACTCTGCTTTAGAAGGGCTCGCAGGGGAATTAGGCTCGGATTGTCCGCTCTTTTTGAAATCGGAACCACTCATTATGAGAGGCCGCGGAGAGGCGATTGAGAGATTGGGCGAGACGTCAAGGGGTTCATTACTTGGTCAATCCATCGTATTATTTAAACCGTCATTTGGAATCTCAACCGCCTGGGCCTACCGGTCGCTTGCGGGTTTGGGAGCTTATGCTGACCCAGTGGAAACCGAAAACCGACTGGAAGCATGGAAAAATGGGAATCTCCCATTGGGTAATCTTCTGATGAATAGCTTTGATCCAGTTGTAGGAAACAAATATCCTAGCATGCCGCTCATGCTGAAACTCATTCGGGAAAAGACAGGGTCGCCCTGCTTGATGTCGGGTAGTGGAAGCTGCTGTTTTGCGCTTTGTGATCCAGACACGGAGAACCCTATTAGAGAGCTGGTAGCCGAATGTTGGGGTGAAAGGGCGTTTTTCCGCTCGACTCGCATTTCAGATATAGGGTTGACGGGGACAGAAGGGTTTTCATTTTAG
- the pyrF gene encoding orotidine-5'-phosphate decarboxylase — MTKNFDQTGNCELILALDIDDRSKAIELVKRSGESLNWIKIGLQMFTKYGPEYVREISDLGKKVFLDLKLHDIPNTVAKAIASASELPIDMLTIHTCGGREMMEWAVRSQQDHKPDLQLLGVTVLTSMDDEALAGIGVNRSAAEQVFALTALASDVGLSGLVCSPHEAAKVKSIHGNQFKLVAPGIRPVGADAGDQKRIMTPRLAAEQGADFIVVGRPIYQAEDPESVVKSVLEDLR, encoded by the coding sequence ATGACCAAAAATTTTGATCAAACAGGTAACTGCGAACTGATCCTCGCCTTGGATATCGACGATCGGTCCAAGGCGATCGAGCTCGTCAAGCGATCCGGCGAAAGTCTGAATTGGATAAAGATCGGGCTCCAGATGTTCACAAAGTATGGCCCGGAGTACGTTCGCGAGATTTCAGATCTCGGCAAAAAGGTATTCCTCGACCTCAAGCTTCACGATATTCCCAACACCGTTGCCAAAGCCATCGCCTCCGCTTCCGAGCTCCCGATCGATATGCTGACCATTCACACCTGTGGCGGGAGGGAGATGATGGAATGGGCTGTGAGGTCGCAGCAAGATCACAAACCCGACCTACAGCTTCTCGGGGTTACCGTCCTGACTTCCATGGACGATGAAGCCCTCGCAGGAATCGGGGTCAACCGCTCCGCGGCAGAGCAAGTATTCGCCCTAACCGCCCTTGCAAGTGATGTCGGTTTGAGTGGACTCGTTTGTTCCCCTCATGAAGCCGCCAAGGTCAAATCCATACATGGCAATCAATTCAAGCTTGTAGCTCCCGGCATACGGCCGGTGGGTGCCGACGCAGGCGATCAAAAACGCATCATGACCCCTCGACTTGCCGCGGAACAAGGAGCGGATTTCATCGTCGTAGGACGACCCATCTACCAAGCGGAAGATCCCGAGTCTGTAGTGAAATCGGTTCTCGAAGACTTACGGTAG
- a CDS encoding peptide ABC transporter substrate-binding protein — protein MTRPPFRNNLIEWVYTILSFILLGVSSFMLFGCSNSASKNAEIANTLRIGHPAEPKAIDPHQAISVAEGNIASALFEGLVTQPAQGDTEILPGVASSWTVNAKNSKFVFSLNPNAVWSDGTPIDANTFVESYERILTPRFAAQNAVLFYDILNAEEFHKGEINDFSKVGVSAISKYELEIELNRSVPYFLQKLKHFAWFPVPIHEIQANGDLYSISNSWASSQNLVSNGPYTLASWQRNLRISIVKNKRYWDAERVSVVSIEFHTIENTQSQYRAFQSGQIDVTEEIPSELKSANLPNARYDPVLSTAYLVLNTESSSLRSSRARIALSQAIDRKLLIKAVLKSGTPANRFTPESMPGYPLRSNLANPALVTLAESELDALSGNRPLTMIVSNRDVSIAVAEALQNMWKAKLGIDVRIQNMEFRTFLTRLDEGDYDIGYIAWTGDYVHAYTFLDVLRSDGLHNRSRWKHSEYDNLLDKSLTQHDSNSLLETLYQAESLLMEEMPIIPISWKTKDYLVSSRVQNWPASLVLLRTYKYVHLQN, from the coding sequence ATGACCCGTCCTCCCTTCAGAAATAATCTCATCGAATGGGTGTACACCATTCTTTCTTTCATCCTATTGGGCGTATCCAGTTTTATGCTTTTCGGCTGCTCTAATTCAGCATCCAAAAACGCCGAAATCGCCAACACTCTAAGGATTGGCCATCCGGCCGAACCCAAAGCGATAGATCCACATCAAGCGATCTCCGTCGCAGAGGGTAATATCGCGAGCGCCCTATTCGAAGGACTGGTAACTCAGCCAGCACAAGGTGACACCGAAATACTGCCTGGTGTCGCGAGTAGTTGGACCGTTAACGCAAAGAATTCGAAATTCGTGTTTTCCCTCAACCCCAATGCGGTGTGGTCAGACGGTACCCCAATCGACGCCAACACATTTGTCGAATCGTACGAACGGATACTGACGCCTCGTTTTGCCGCTCAAAACGCCGTTCTCTTCTACGATATTCTCAATGCAGAAGAATTCCACAAAGGAGAAATCAACGATTTCTCGAAAGTCGGTGTCTCCGCGATTTCCAAATACGAACTCGAGATTGAATTAAATAGGTCCGTTCCATACTTCCTCCAAAAGCTCAAACACTTCGCTTGGTTTCCCGTACCCATCCATGAGATACAAGCTAATGGCGACCTTTACTCGATTTCAAATAGTTGGGCAAGTAGTCAGAACTTGGTTTCGAATGGCCCCTATACGCTAGCTTCCTGGCAACGAAATTTGAGAATCTCTATCGTCAAGAACAAGAGGTACTGGGATGCGGAGAGGGTATCCGTTGTTTCGATAGAGTTTCACACCATCGAAAATACCCAATCGCAATACAGGGCATTCCAATCCGGTCAAATAGACGTGACCGAAGAGATCCCATCGGAACTCAAAAGCGCGAACCTTCCAAACGCTCGCTATGACCCTGTTCTTTCAACTGCCTATTTGGTCCTGAATACAGAATCTTCCTCTCTTAGAAGTTCCCGCGCTCGCATTGCACTCAGCCAGGCTATCGATCGGAAGCTCCTGATCAAAGCCGTTCTGAAATCCGGAACCCCAGCAAATCGGTTCACCCCGGAATCAATGCCCGGTTATCCACTTCGATCAAATTTAGCGAATCCTGCCCTCGTTACTCTCGCCGAGAGTGAGCTTGATGCGCTAAGTGGAAACAGGCCTTTAACAATGATTGTCTCCAATCGCGACGTTTCAATCGCCGTCGCTGAGGCACTCCAAAACATGTGGAAAGCGAAACTGGGAATCGATGTCCGAATTCAGAACATGGAATTCCGGACTTTTTTAACGCGACTAGACGAGGGAGACTACGACATCGGCTATATCGCGTGGACAGGCGACTACGTTCACGCCTACACGTTTCTAGACGTGTTGAGAAGCGACGGACTGCACAACCGATCTCGATGGAAGCATTCGGAATACGACAACCTTTTGGACAAATCCCTGACTCAACACGATTCAAATTCCCTCCTCGAAACTCTTTATCAAGCTGAGAGCCTACTAATGGAAGAAATGCCAATCATTCCAATTTCCTGGAAAACCAAAGACTACTTAGTGAGCTCTCGAGTTCAAAACTGGCCAGCATCTCTAGTTCTTCTTCGCACTTATAAATACGTTCATCTTCAAAACTAA
- a CDS encoding peptide ABC transporter substrate-binding protein — translation MTNRLFCSTLIVIHCFNPFSVATPADDAIDEGILLLGNGSEPHSLDPHINSSMNGHHVIVSLIEGLIAPHPTDDSLPHPGMAYKWEHENNTVWTFHLRDAKWTNGEPVTAHDFVYGFKRILSPRLGSQYSEMLYSMKNAKEYNEGEITDFSQVGAEALDKLTLRVTLKEPVPYFYNIIKHNSWFPVHPETVEKYGAIDDPANNWIREEYVSNGPFELKNWQMNQIIEVEKNPSYWNADQVKLNGIKFYPIVSENTEDQMFNSGALHYSYTIPTDMIPVYQERNDPTVKIEPFLGVYYYSLNTKVPPLDNPKVRHALSYAVNRNTIVRRITKGGQLPAGNFTPPGISGYEPESIASFNPKKARELITEAGFPNGEGFPKLTLLFNTLESHKAIAEAIQQMWKSILGIDVEIRNQEWKVFVNTRHEGNFEIARNGWIGDYMYPDTFLRILQSDSGQNDAQYSNPEYDRLIAESFSETDAQKRLDLLAEAEAIMLNDMPIIPIYHYVRTYRIDPRVKGWSPTPLDVRNFTNVYFE, via the coding sequence ATGACAAACCGACTTTTCTGCAGCACCTTAATTGTTATCCATTGCTTCAACCCGTTCTCCGTCGCCACACCTGCGGACGACGCAATCGACGAAGGAATTCTCTTGCTCGGTAACGGCAGCGAGCCGCACAGCCTCGACCCGCACATCAACTCGTCTATGAACGGGCACCATGTGATTGTCAGCCTGATTGAAGGACTGATCGCGCCGCATCCCACAGACGATAGCCTGCCCCACCCTGGAATGGCCTACAAATGGGAACATGAAAACAATACGGTATGGACCTTCCATCTTAGAGACGCCAAATGGACTAACGGTGAGCCCGTAACCGCTCATGATTTCGTTTATGGCTTCAAGCGCATTCTCTCGCCGCGCTTAGGCTCTCAGTATTCAGAGATGCTCTACTCAATGAAAAACGCCAAAGAGTACAACGAAGGCGAGATTACCGATTTCTCGCAAGTCGGAGCGGAGGCTCTAGACAAGCTTACGCTGCGCGTGACCCTCAAGGAACCAGTCCCCTATTTCTACAATATCATTAAGCACAATTCCTGGTTCCCCGTCCACCCTGAAACGGTCGAAAAGTACGGTGCAATCGATGACCCCGCCAATAATTGGATACGCGAGGAATACGTAAGCAATGGTCCATTCGAGCTCAAGAATTGGCAAATGAACCAGATAATCGAGGTCGAAAAGAATCCGAGCTACTGGAACGCCGACCAAGTGAAGCTTAACGGAATCAAGTTCTACCCTATCGTCAGCGAGAACACGGAGGATCAAATGTTCAACAGCGGGGCGCTGCACTACAGCTATACGATTCCAACCGACATGATCCCCGTGTATCAAGAGCGCAATGACCCCACCGTTAAGATCGAACCCTTCCTTGGGGTCTATTATTATTCGCTGAATACGAAAGTGCCTCCTCTGGACAACCCGAAAGTTAGACACGCATTAAGCTACGCGGTAAACAGAAACACCATTGTACGCAGAATCACCAAAGGGGGACAGCTCCCTGCAGGCAATTTCACCCCCCCTGGGATAAGCGGGTACGAGCCAGAATCCATTGCCTCCTTCAACCCTAAGAAAGCGCGTGAGCTCATAACGGAGGCCGGTTTCCCAAATGGAGAGGGATTCCCCAAACTTACCTTGCTCTTCAACACATTGGAGAGCCACAAGGCGATTGCTGAGGCAATCCAGCAAATGTGGAAGAGCATCCTGGGAATAGACGTAGAAATCCGGAACCAGGAATGGAAAGTCTTCGTTAACACGAGACATGAAGGAAACTTCGAAATCGCCCGGAATGGCTGGATCGGCGACTACATGTATCCCGATACTTTCTTGAGGATCCTTCAATCGGATAGCGGGCAGAATGACGCTCAATATTCGAACCCCGAATACGATCGACTTATTGCCGAATCTTTTTCCGAAACCGACGCTCAGAAGCGTCTTGATCTCTTAGCTGAGGCCGAAGCGATCATGCTAAACGACATGCCTATTATTCCAATATACCACTATGTGAGAACCTACCGGATCGACCCTAGGGTCAAGGGCTGGAGTCCCACGCCGCTCGACGTGCGCAATTTCACGAACGTCTATTTTGAATAA
- a CDS encoding class I SAM-dependent methyltransferase — MKSQDAAKRWCRGIGTEIGAFKYPIPGIKPIYVDKFEKYANEPTHAAYFGEATDLPFADESLDYVASSHVLEHTANPVKALCEWHRVLKRKGIVYMVVPDKQFTFDCPRKTTVVDHMIDDYLNNVDDSDPTHIEDFVYGVEWSEFAPSDTSDESKENRAELAQSYRLATERKDIINIHFHVFTKDSLLDLIKSVNQDDRVPCRWTIEATVTRFPDEIPNGILVVLRKKAHKFRLSLFKQTRNKRLHPNFPLLKSARAFTQRSTNSV; from the coding sequence ATGAAAAGTCAGGATGCAGCAAAGAGGTGGTGTCGTGGAATAGGGACCGAAATAGGGGCCTTTAAATACCCTATACCCGGAATAAAGCCCATTTACGTAGACAAGTTTGAAAAATACGCCAATGAACCCACCCATGCCGCGTACTTTGGAGAGGCTACCGACCTGCCCTTTGCAGACGAGTCACTTGACTATGTAGCATCTTCACACGTTTTGGAGCATACTGCCAACCCCGTGAAGGCTCTATGCGAATGGCATCGCGTTCTGAAGCGAAAGGGCATCGTCTACATGGTCGTCCCGGACAAGCAGTTCACTTTTGACTGCCCTCGAAAGACCACGGTCGTCGACCACATGATAGACGACTATCTGAACAATGTGGACGATTCCGACCCCACGCATATCGAGGATTTCGTATATGGGGTCGAATGGTCCGAGTTCGCCCCGAGCGACACCTCTGATGAATCCAAGGAAAATCGGGCCGAACTCGCTCAATCCTACAGGCTCGCCACCGAGCGAAAAGACATTATCAACATTCACTTTCATGTCTTTACGAAGGACTCGCTCCTAGACCTAATTAAATCCGTTAACCAAGATGATCGCGTACCTTGCCGATGGACCATCGAGGCAACCGTTACTCGATTTCCCGATGAAATACCGAACGGCATTCTCGTCGTGTTGAGAAAAAAAGCCCACAAATTCAGATTATCTCTATTCAAACAGACAAGGAACAAGCGACTGCATCCCAATTTCCCACTACTTAAATCCGCTCGCGCTTTTACCCAAAGAAGTACGAATTCAGTTTAG
- the ispD gene encoding 2-C-methyl-D-erythritol 4-phosphate cytidylyltransferase, whose translation MNPPSPSATAILLAGGSGTRMGEAIPDKMLLPICGKPVLRYSIEAFASCETVDSIIVVYRDDAQKTSVEPLIPVDAFRRVEWVQGGERRQDSVWSGLSKLSSDCDVVLIHDGARPFIDPETIDTVAKASRGSGAACVARKVTDTIKQAKSSESGYTLKTISRSNLWAMETPQGFQMPVIVEGYRSTIESGLLVTDDLSAIEATNLPVSLIEIDAPNPKLTTPRDVLLFEFLFNRRSEG comes from the coding sequence ATGAATCCACCGTCACCATCCGCTACTGCGATTCTTTTGGCCGGCGGTTCAGGCACTCGTATGGGGGAAGCGATTCCTGACAAGATGCTTCTCCCTATTTGCGGCAAACCGGTTCTCCGTTATTCAATCGAGGCCTTTGCCAGCTGTGAAACGGTAGATTCAATAATCGTAGTCTATCGGGACGACGCGCAAAAAACGTCTGTCGAACCTTTGATTCCAGTCGATGCGTTTCGCCGTGTCGAATGGGTCCAGGGAGGTGAAAGGCGCCAGGACTCCGTCTGGTCCGGGCTATCGAAATTGAGTTCGGATTGCGACGTGGTCCTCATTCATGATGGTGCCCGTCCTTTCATAGATCCTGAAACGATTGATACCGTGGCAAAAGCCTCTAGAGGCTCGGGCGCTGCCTGCGTCGCTCGAAAAGTCACCGACACGATCAAACAGGCTAAATCTTCGGAGAGTGGATACACTCTTAAGACAATTAGCCGTTCGAACCTGTGGGCGATGGAAACGCCTCAGGGCTTCCAGATGCCTGTCATCGTCGAGGGGTATCGAAGTACAATCGAGAGCGGCCTGCTCGTTACGGATGACCTGTCTGCAATCGAAGCCACAAATCTCCCGGTCTCGCTGATCGAAATCGACGCTCCCAATCCCAAACTGACAACCCCTCGGGATGTCCTCTTGTTCGAATTCCTGTTCAATCGGCGGAGCGAAGGATGA